Proteins from a genomic interval of Methanoplanus endosymbiosus:
- a CDS encoding HAD family acid phosphatase, with amino-acid sequence MDKYALLQAVTLSVITLLLISVAGCIACDKDNAGDESASEPYTTVSAEDIKKGLEGLGPITAGFDIDGTAFFTESVYYYGLNNIDGPNGTNLYGSDPLADPEFISRVNNEFVGQYIPKEGAEEIISMHLGRGDKVIFITKKAPSAEERITEYIGSVFGIKDPVLIFTNESSKMPYINEEDVSVYYGDSDGDITECNDAESCTPYRFMRNIITEEYYGESYNPGIYGENVVENSDC; translated from the coding sequence ATGGATAAATATGCCCTCTTACAGGCAGTGACTCTCTCAGTCATAACCTTACTGCTAATCTCCGTTGCGGGATGTATTGCCTGTGATAAGGATAATGCAGGAGATGAATCAGCATCTGAGCCTTACACAACAGTCTCTGCGGAAGACATTAAGAAGGGTCTTGAGGGCCTGGGTCCGATAACCGCCGGATTTGACATCGACGGGACCGCATTCTTCACTGAATCTGTCTATTATTATGGCTTAAACAATATCGACGGACCAAACGGTACAAATCTCTACGGCAGTGATCCACTTGCAGACCCCGAATTTATAAGCAGGGTCAACAACGAATTTGTCGGCCAGTACATACCAAAAGAAGGTGCAGAAGAGATCATCAGCATGCACCTTGGCAGGGGTGACAAAGTCATCTTCATCACTAAAAAAGCACCATCGGCAGAAGAGAGGATTACAGAGTATATCGGTTCTGTCTTTGGAATAAAAGATCCGGTTCTGATTTTCACAAACGAAAGTTCAAAGATGCCATACATAAATGAAGAGGACGTATCCGTCTATTACGGCGATTCGGACGGTGACATAACGGAATGCAATGATGCAGAGTCGTGTACTCCATACAGATTTATGAGAAATATTATTACTGAAGAATATTACGGCGAAAGCTATAATCCGGGAATATACGGTGAAAACGTAGTCGAAAATTCAGACTGCTGA